In Raphanus sativus cultivar WK10039 chromosome 5, ASM80110v3, whole genome shotgun sequence, the following proteins share a genomic window:
- the LOC108835861 gene encoding B3 domain-containing protein At3g11580 isoform X3 produces the protein MSVNHSSRDIHHNTHSSLHNDHRESLFEKSLTPSDVGKLNRLVIPKQHAERYLPLNNNGGGGDDVTAESTEKGVLLSFEDESGKSWKFRYSYWNSSQSYVLTKGWSRYVKDKHLNAGDVVLFQRHRFDIHRLFIGWRRRGEASSAVSTVSQDARGDTTAYWSGLTTPYRQVHASTSSYPNIHQEYSHYGAVAETPTVVAGSSRTVRLFGVNLECHGDVVEPPPCPDAYNGQHIYYYPTPHPMH, from the exons ATGTCAGTCAACCATAGCTCAAGAGACATCCACCACAACACTCACTCGTCGTTGCACAACGACCATAGAGAGTCTTTGTTCGAGAAGTCACTCACACCAAGCGACGTCGGAAAGCTAAACCGTTTAGTCATACCAAAACAACACGCCGAGAGATACCTCCCTCTCAATAATAACGGCGGCGGAGGTGACGACGTGACGGCGGAGTCTACGGAGAAAGGGGTGCTTCTCAGCTTCGAGGATGAGTCAGGCAAGAGCTGGAAATTCAGATACTCGTACTGGAACAGTAGTCAAAGCTACGTGTTGACCAAAGGATGGAGCAGGTACGTCAAAGACAAGCACCTCAACGCGGGCGACGTCGTTTTATTCCAACGGCACCGTTTTGATATCCATAGGCTCTTCATTGGCTGGCGGAGACGCGGCGAGGCTTCTTCCGCCGTCTCCACCGTGTCTCAAGATGCTCGAGGTGACACGACCGCGTACTGGAGCGGTTTGACTACACCTTATCGTCAAGTACACGCGTCAACTAGTTCTTACCCTAACATCCACCAAGAGTATTCACATTATG GCGCTGTCGCTGAGACACCGACGGTAGTTGCAGGGAGCTCGAGGACCGTGAGGCTATTTGGAGTTAACCTCGAATGTCATGGTGACGTTGTTGAGCCACCACCGTGTCCTGACGCGTACAACGGCCAACACATTTACTATTACCCAACTCCTCATCCCAtg CATTGA
- the LOC108835861 gene encoding B3 domain-containing protein At3g11580 isoform X2 → MSVNHSSRDIHHNTHSSLHNDHRESLFEKSLTPSDVGKLNRLVIPKQHAERYLPLNNNGGGGDDVTAESTEKGVLLSFEDESGKSWKFRYSYWNSSQSYVLTKGWSRYVKDKHLNAGDVVLFQRHRFDIHRLFIGWRRRGEASSAVSTVSQDARGDTTAYWSGLTTPYRQVHASTSSYPNIHQEYSHYGAVAETPTVVAGSSRTVRLFGVNLECHGDVVEPPPCPDAYNGQHIYYYPTPHPMSISFAGEAMEQVGDGRG, encoded by the exons ATGTCAGTCAACCATAGCTCAAGAGACATCCACCACAACACTCACTCGTCGTTGCACAACGACCATAGAGAGTCTTTGTTCGAGAAGTCACTCACACCAAGCGACGTCGGAAAGCTAAACCGTTTAGTCATACCAAAACAACACGCCGAGAGATACCTCCCTCTCAATAATAACGGCGGCGGAGGTGACGACGTGACGGCGGAGTCTACGGAGAAAGGGGTGCTTCTCAGCTTCGAGGATGAGTCAGGCAAGAGCTGGAAATTCAGATACTCGTACTGGAACAGTAGTCAAAGCTACGTGTTGACCAAAGGATGGAGCAGGTACGTCAAAGACAAGCACCTCAACGCGGGCGACGTCGTTTTATTCCAACGGCACCGTTTTGATATCCATAGGCTCTTCATTGGCTGGCGGAGACGCGGCGAGGCTTCTTCCGCCGTCTCCACCGTGTCTCAAGATGCTCGAGGTGACACGACCGCGTACTGGAGCGGTTTGACTACACCTTATCGTCAAGTACACGCGTCAACTAGTTCTTACCCTAACATCCACCAAGAGTATTCACATTATG GCGCTGTCGCTGAGACACCGACGGTAGTTGCAGGGAGCTCGAGGACCGTGAGGCTATTTGGAGTTAACCTCGAATGTCATGGTGACGTTGTTGAGCCACCACCGTGTCCTGACGCGTACAACGGCCAACACATTTACTATTACCCAACTCCTCATCCCAtg AGTATCTCATTTGCTGGAGAAGCAATGGAGCAGGTAGGAGATGGACGAGGTTGA
- the LOC108835861 gene encoding B3 domain-containing protein At3g11580 isoform X1, translating into MSVNHSSRDIHHNTHSSLHNDHRESLFEKSLTPSDVGKLNRLVIPKQHAERYLPLNNNGGGGDDVTAESTEKGVLLSFEDESGKSWKFRYSYWNSSQSYVLTKGWSRYVKDKHLNAGDVVLFQRHRFDIHRLFIGWRRRGEASSAVSTVSQDARGDTTAYWSGLTTPYRQVHASTSSYPNIHQEYSHYGAVAETPTVVAGSSRTVRLFGVNLECHGDVVEPPPCPDAYNGQHIYYYPTPHPMFGTVMSLYKSKTNAKTVVSMLLGWTCIGNAALMVDSWNIVHPVKV; encoded by the exons ATGTCAGTCAACCATAGCTCAAGAGACATCCACCACAACACTCACTCGTCGTTGCACAACGACCATAGAGAGTCTTTGTTCGAGAAGTCACTCACACCAAGCGACGTCGGAAAGCTAAACCGTTTAGTCATACCAAAACAACACGCCGAGAGATACCTCCCTCTCAATAATAACGGCGGCGGAGGTGACGACGTGACGGCGGAGTCTACGGAGAAAGGGGTGCTTCTCAGCTTCGAGGATGAGTCAGGCAAGAGCTGGAAATTCAGATACTCGTACTGGAACAGTAGTCAAAGCTACGTGTTGACCAAAGGATGGAGCAGGTACGTCAAAGACAAGCACCTCAACGCGGGCGACGTCGTTTTATTCCAACGGCACCGTTTTGATATCCATAGGCTCTTCATTGGCTGGCGGAGACGCGGCGAGGCTTCTTCCGCCGTCTCCACCGTGTCTCAAGATGCTCGAGGTGACACGACCGCGTACTGGAGCGGTTTGACTACACCTTATCGTCAAGTACACGCGTCAACTAGTTCTTACCCTAACATCCACCAAGAGTATTCACATTATG GCGCTGTCGCTGAGACACCGACGGTAGTTGCAGGGAGCTCGAGGACCGTGAGGCTATTTGGAGTTAACCTCGAATGTCATGGTGACGTTGTTGAGCCACCACCGTGTCCTGACGCGTACAACGGCCAACACATTTACTATTACCCAACTCCTCATCCCAtg TTTGGCACCGTCATGTCTTTGTACAAGTCAAAGACTAATGCTAAAACTGTCGTTTCAATGTTACTTGGATGGACTTGTATCGGTAATGCAGCATTGATGGTAGATAGCTGGAATATAGTACATCCAGTCAAAGTTTAA